One Anopheles marshallii chromosome 3, idAnoMarsDA_429_01, whole genome shotgun sequence genomic region harbors:
- the LOC128711600 gene encoding DNA-directed RNA polymerase II subunit RPB11: MNAPPTFESFLLYEGEKKIIKELDMKVPNAAIFTVNKEDHTLGNMIRNQLLKDPNVLFAGYKLPHPLEHKFVLRIQTTSEYSPHEAFMNAITDLLSELSLFEERFREAMKEKKEGGD, encoded by the exons ATGAACGCACCACCCACCTTCGAATCTTTCCTTCTATACGAAGGAGAGAAAAA GATCATCAAAGAATTGGACATGAAAGTACCGAACGCAGCTATATTTACCGTAAACAAGGAAGATCACACACTGGGAAACATGATTCGCAA CCAGCTGCTGAAGGATCcgaatgttttgttcgctGGCTACAAACTTCCCCATCCTCTCGAGCATAAGTTCGTACTGCGCATACAAACGACGTCGGAATATTCCCCTCACGAAGCGTTCATGAACGCCATTACCGATCTGCTGTCCGAGCTGTCCCTGTTCGAGGAGCGGTTCCGTGAGGCGATGAAGGAAAAGAAGGAGGGTGGCGATTAG